In one Nicotiana tomentosiformis chromosome 6, ASM39032v3, whole genome shotgun sequence genomic region, the following are encoded:
- the LOC104095029 gene encoding probable folate-biopterin transporter 4, which translates to MMGWLKQLRTAFGASFLWLVCLIYFTQGFRSFVWTAVSYQLKDNLKLSPSASQFITSIAFFPWSIKPLYGILSDCFPIRGRKRVPYLTLATLLSLLPWLILGLSAFLRNTRIELMILLTVQNLGSAMADVVIDAMIAEAVRFERASFAGDLQSISWLAMAFGGICGSLLGGYALVNLQIDRIFLLFSVLPALQLFSCGLVEEGSVQGKALPDGSASNGSEMTIGSIEEEDKFSSEKSKISTLRRKKSQKNSKRAPTPINKLQAPDKTGSSLSQWYQSLKMATYTLFRAFRQPAILRPMAWFFLAHVTVPNLSTVMFYYQTEFLKLDASFLGTARVLGWLGLMIGTLTYNRYLKKMRLRYILMFTQVGVALLTVLDMVLVSRANVYFGISDKFTVLFGSALSDGINQFKFMPFLILSGQLCPPGIEGTLFALFMSINNLGTTVGSFVGAGLASVLNISSGSFDNLFLGIGIQVLCTFIPVAFLFLIPKEATGISA; encoded by the exons ATGATGGGTTGGTTGAAGCAGTTACGCACTGCTTTTGGGGCTTCCTTTCTCTGGCTTGTTTGCCTTATTTACTTCACCCAG GGTTTCAGATCTTTTGTTTGGACAGCAGTTTCATATCAGTTGAAAGACAACTTGAAGTTATCTCCATCAGCCTCCCAATTTATCACTTCGATAGCATTCTTTCCATGGAGCATAAAACCTTTATATGG GATATTATCTGATTGTTTCCCAATCAGAGGAAGGAAAAGAGTCCCCTACCTTACACTTGCAACTTTGCTCTCGCTGTTGCCATGGCTAATTTTAGGGTTAAGTGCTTTCCTGAGAAATACGAGGATAGAACTCATGATTCTTTTGACAGTGCAGAACCTGGGCTCTGCAATGGCTGATGTCGTAATTGATGCAATGATCGCTGAGGCGGTAAGATTTGAGCG GGCATCATTTGCTGGAGATCTTCAGTCAATATCATGGCTGGCTATGGCATTCGGAGGAATCTGTGGGAGTTTGCTGGGAGGATATGCATTAGTCAATTTACAGATAGATCGGATATTCCTCCTTTTCTCCGTCTTACCTGCTTTACAGCTCTTTTCGTGTGGTTTGGTTGAGGAGGGTTCTGTACAAGGTAAAGCACTCCCTGATGGTTCTGCATCTAATGGTTCTGAAATGACGATTGGAAGTATTGAAGAAGAAGATAAGTTCTCTAGTGAAAAATCGAAAATTAGTACTTTGAGGAGAAAGAAGAGCCAGAAAAATTCAAAAAGGGCACCAACTCCAATAAATAAACTTCAGGCTCCTGACAAAACCGGATCATCATTGTCTCAATGGTATCAATCTCTGAAAATGGCCACCTACACATTATTTAGGGCTTTCCGCCAGCCAGCCATTTTAAG ACCAATGGCTTGGTTCTTTTTGGCTCACGTGACAGTTCCAAATCTCTCGACTGTTATGTTCTACTATCAGACAGAGTTCTTAAAATTAGATGCATCTTTCCTTGGAACAGCACGTGTTCTTGGATGGTTGGGCCTCATGATCGGGACCTTGACTTACAATCGCTATTTAAAAAAGATGAGGTTGCGATATATTCTCAT GTTTACTCAAGTAGGTGTGGCCCTTTTGACTGTTCTAGATATGGTTCTGGTTTCTCGAGCTAATGTTTATTTTGGTATATCGGACAAGTTTACAGTGCTTTTTGGGTCTGCTCTTTCTGATGGCATCAATCAATTCAA GTTCATGCCCTTTCTCATCTTATCAGGACAACTTTGTCCTCCGGGCATTGAAGGGACTTTGTTTGCATTATTCATGTCGATAAACAACTTAGGAACGACAGTGGGATCTTTTGTTGGAGCAGGGCTGGCTTCAGTGCTAAACATCTCTTCGGGGTCTTTCGACAATCTCTTCTTAGGCATTGGTATTCAGGTCCTCTGCACTTTCATCCCAGTAGCCTTCCTCTTTTTGATACCAAAGGAAGCTACTGGTATATCAGCATAA
- the LOC104095028 gene encoding uncharacterized protein, whose translation MESSRSKVLIVLYLTTITSLMVKGVRGWTGEIHGRVICDVCADSSVGPEDHVLEGAEVAVLCITKSGEVLNYQAFTDSMGIYRVAETMPEIDRWDACLARPISSFHEHCTRQGEGNSGLKFRYNHPSGYSHAVRPFVYRPTNVPTYCI comes from the exons ATGGAGTCAAGTCGGAGTAAGGTACTAATTGTACTTTACCTGACTACAATTACAAGTTTGATGGTAAAAGGAGTGAGAGGTTGGACTGGTGAAATTCATGGCAGAGTTATTTGTGATGTATGTGCTGATTCTTCTGTTGGTCCTGAAGACCATGTTCTAGAAG GTGCTGAAGTTGCTGTTCTTTGCATAACAAAGTCTGGGGAAGTTCTGAATTACCAGGCATTCACAGACTCCATGGGGATATATAGAGTGGCCGAGACAATGCCAGAGATTGATCGTTGGGATGCCTGCCTTGCAAGACCAATCAGCAGCTTCCACGAACACTGCACACGTCAGGGAGAAGGCAACTCGGGGTTGAAGTTCAGGTATAATCATCCTTCAGGATATTCACACGCAGTCAGACCATTTGTATATCGTCCCACCAATGTCCCAACGTACTGCATCTAA